In Azospirillum ramasamyi, a single window of DNA contains:
- the cysN gene encoding sulfate adenylyltransferase subunit CysN, with protein sequence MLKDLDPVAVSADAAPADTAASGIAPADAAAEVREYLARQNGKDLLRFITCGSVDDGKSTLIGRLLYDCKCLFEDQLASLEADSGRFGTTGAGQLDLALLVDGLAAEREQGITIDVAYRFFTTDRRKFIVADTPGHEQYTRNMVTGASTADAAVLLVDARKGVLTQTRRHSTIVSLLGVRHVVLAVNKMDAVGWDRETFERIAADYRVFAERIGLTGVTCIPVSALTGDNVTKPSECMGWYGGPTLLGHLESVDAAAEEKLGSFRMAVQWVNRPNQDFRGFCGTVAGGPVRVGDDVAVLPGGRTSRVARIVTMDGDLETALPGQAVTLVLADEVDASRGDMIVAAAGRPEVADQFAAHVVWMDEQPLLPGRSYLLRAGTAMVGAQVTELKHTINVNTQEHAAAKHLDLNDVGFCNLALDRPIPFDAYADSRETGSFILIDRLTNATAGCGMIRFPLRRASNIHRHASKVDKAARAGELQKPCVLWFTGLSGSGKSSVADRLEQELHRLGRRTMILDGDNVRHGLNKDLGFTDEDRVENIRRVAEVAKLMVEAGLIVLVSFISPFREERRMARSLVEDGEFLEIFMDTPLEVCEARDPKGLYRKARSGQLPNFTGIDSAYEPPEAPEITLKGAEHGTDEMVAQVIGELRRREVI encoded by the coding sequence ATGCTGAAGGATCTCGATCCCGTCGCCGTTTCCGCCGATGCCGCTCCTGCCGATACCGCGGCCTCGGGCATCGCTCCCGCGGATGCCGCCGCCGAGGTGCGGGAGTATCTGGCCCGCCAGAACGGCAAGGATCTGCTGCGCTTCATCACCTGCGGCTCGGTGGACGACGGCAAATCGACGCTGATCGGCCGGCTGCTCTACGACTGCAAATGCCTGTTCGAGGACCAGCTGGCCAGCCTGGAGGCGGATTCCGGCCGCTTCGGCACCACCGGCGCCGGCCAGCTCGACCTCGCCCTGCTGGTCGACGGGCTGGCGGCGGAGCGTGAGCAGGGCATCACCATCGACGTCGCCTACCGCTTCTTCACCACCGACCGCCGCAAGTTCATCGTCGCCGACACGCCGGGCCACGAGCAGTACACCCGCAACATGGTCACCGGCGCCTCCACCGCCGACGCCGCGGTTCTGCTGGTCGACGCGCGCAAAGGCGTGCTGACCCAGACCCGGCGACACAGCACCATCGTCTCGCTGCTGGGCGTGCGCCATGTCGTGCTGGCGGTCAACAAGATGGACGCCGTGGGCTGGGACCGCGAGACCTTCGAGCGCATCGCCGCCGACTACCGCGTCTTCGCGGAGCGCATCGGCCTCACCGGCGTCACCTGCATCCCGGTCTCGGCGCTCACCGGCGACAACGTCACCAAGCCGTCGGAGTGCATGGGCTGGTACGGCGGCCCCACCCTGCTCGGCCATCTGGAGAGCGTGGACGCCGCGGCGGAGGAGAAGCTCGGCTCCTTCCGCATGGCGGTGCAGTGGGTGAACCGGCCGAACCAGGATTTCCGCGGCTTCTGCGGCACGGTGGCCGGCGGCCCGGTGCGCGTCGGCGACGACGTCGCCGTCCTGCCCGGCGGGCGGACCAGCCGGGTGGCGCGGATCGTCACCATGGACGGCGATCTGGAGACGGCGCTGCCCGGACAGGCCGTCACCCTGGTGCTGGCCGACGAGGTCGACGCCAGCCGCGGCGACATGATCGTCGCCGCGGCTGGCCGGCCGGAGGTGGCCGACCAGTTCGCCGCCCATGTGGTGTGGATGGACGAGCAGCCGCTGCTGCCCGGCCGCTCCTATCTGCTGCGGGCCGGCACGGCGATGGTCGGCGCCCAGGTGACGGAGCTGAAGCACACCATCAACGTCAACACCCAGGAACACGCCGCCGCCAAGCATCTGGACCTGAACGACGTCGGCTTCTGCAATCTGGCGCTCGACCGGCCGATCCCGTTCGACGCCTATGCCGACAGCCGCGAGACCGGCAGCTTCATCCTGATCGACCGGCTGACCAACGCCACCGCCGGCTGCGGCATGATCCGCTTCCCGCTGCGCCGGGCGTCGAACATCCACCGCCACGCCTCGAAGGTCGACAAGGCGGCGCGGGCGGGGGAACTGCAGAAGCCCTGCGTGCTGTGGTTCACCGGCCTGTCCGGCTCCGGCAAGTCCAGCGTCGCCGACCGGCTGGAGCAGGAGCTGCACCGGCTCGGCCGCCGCACCATGATCCTGGACGGCGACAATGTCCGCCACGGCCTGAACAAGGATCTGGGCTTCACCGACGAGGACCGGGTGGAGAACATCCGCCGGGTGGCGGAGGTGGCGAAGCTGATGGTGGAGGCCGGGCTGATCGTGCTGGTCAGCTTCATCTCCCCCTTCCGCGAGGAGCGCCGCATGGCGCGTTCCCTGGTGGAGGACGGCGAGTTCCTGGAGATCTTCATGGACACCCCGCTGGAGGTCTGCGAAGCCCGCGACCCCAAGGGGCTGTACAGGAAGGCAAGATCCGGCCAGCTCCCCAACTTCACCGGCATCGACAGCGCCTACGAGCCGCCGGAAGCCCCGGAGATCACGCTGAAGGGGGCCGAGCACGGCACCGACGAGATGGTCGCCCAGGTGATCGGGGAACTGCGGCGCCGGGAGGTGATCTGA
- a CDS encoding DUF2076 domain-containing protein, producing the protein MKTSIAMDQTERQIIDDLFAKLHQAEAQSGPRDPEAEALIRDRIARQPAAPYLMAQAIVMMEQALAASQSRNEELERQLRERPAAAAAPAQSGGGLFGSLFGGASRPAAAAAPQPQPQRPAAAAQAAMPAGSPWGRPSAAPGTPGYGQQPPRAGGGFMAGAMQTAAGVAGGMLIGSALSSMFSGGEAVAGEAAGAATDAATAATDHAEQAVEDSGWSDFGGDEEF; encoded by the coding sequence ATGAAGACGAGCATCGCCATGGACCAGACCGAACGCCAGATCATCGACGACCTGTTCGCCAAGCTGCATCAGGCCGAGGCGCAATCCGGCCCGCGCGATCCCGAGGCCGAGGCGCTGATCCGCGATCGGATCGCCCGCCAGCCGGCCGCTCCCTATCTGATGGCGCAGGCCATCGTGATGATGGAGCAGGCGCTCGCCGCCTCCCAGAGCCGCAATGAGGAGCTGGAGCGCCAGCTGCGCGAGCGTCCCGCCGCCGCTGCCGCCCCGGCCCAGTCCGGCGGCGGTCTGTTCGGCAGCCTGTTCGGCGGCGCCAGCCGTCCCGCCGCTGCCGCCGCGCCGCAGCCGCAGCCGCAGCGTCCCGCCGCCGCCGCCCAGGCGGCCATGCCGGCCGGTTCCCCCTGGGGCCGTCCGTCCGCCGCTCCCGGCACTCCGGGCTATGGCCAGCAGCCGCCGCGGGCCGGCGGCGGCTTCATGGCCGGCGCCATGCAGACGGCGGCCGGCGTGGCCGGCGGCATGCTGATCGGCAGCGCGCTGTCCAGCATGTTCTCGGGCGGCGAGGCGGTGGCGGGTGAGGCTGCCGGCGCAGCGACCGACGCGGCCACCGCCGCCACCGACCATGCCGAGCAGGCGGTCGAGGACAGCGGCTGGAGCGATTTCGGCGGCGACGAGGAGTTCTGA
- a CDS encoding sulfotransferase family protein: MAQSVRGLPQDAATPTAAAGPRRAPRIVFLHGVMPRSGTNYLQSLLELHPDVVVNPFGIRELPFLNTVEDARAYEGRFLRLYQRNRESFRDLETFCYMVSGFLRRIEAEFPADKTVVIKSPHTRMMRYFPYLFPAERCLIVLRDGMRAVQSTIDTWPLRFLGRTFADVCREWSFGTEAALEAQSRMSADSCRLVRFEDAVAAPDGTVRDLMRFLELQETRYPFERIGDLPILGSSRASRSNGEVSWTPVEKPKGFDPSKRPIEWSRKRRTVFDAVAGDMQKKAGYAS; this comes from the coding sequence GTGGCGCAGTCGGTCCGCGGGCTCCCGCAGGACGCTGCCACTCCCACTGCCGCCGCCGGCCCGCGCCGCGCGCCGCGGATCGTCTTCCTGCACGGGGTGATGCCGCGCAGCGGCACCAACTATCTCCAGAGCCTGCTGGAACTGCACCCCGACGTGGTGGTCAACCCCTTCGGCATCCGGGAACTGCCCTTCCTGAACACGGTGGAGGACGCCCGCGCCTATGAGGGGCGCTTCCTGCGCCTCTACCAGCGCAACCGGGAATCGTTCCGCGACCTGGAGACCTTCTGCTATATGGTGAGCGGCTTCCTGCGCCGCATCGAGGCGGAGTTTCCGGCCGACAAGACGGTGGTGATCAAGTCGCCCCACACCCGGATGATGCGGTACTTCCCCTACCTGTTCCCGGCGGAGCGCTGCCTGATCGTGCTGCGCGACGGCATGCGCGCCGTGCAGTCCACCATCGACACCTGGCCGCTGCGCTTCCTCGGCCGGACCTTCGCCGACGTCTGCCGCGAATGGAGCTTCGGCACCGAGGCGGCGCTGGAGGCGCAGAGCCGCATGAGCGCCGATTCCTGCCGGCTGGTCCGCTTCGAGGATGCGGTTGCCGCCCCCGACGGCACGGTCCGCGACCTTATGCGTTTTCTGGAGCTGCAGGAGACGCGCTATCCGTTCGAGCGGATCGGCGACCTGCCCATCCTCGGGTCGTCCCGCGCCTCGCGCAGCAATGGCGAGGTCAGTTGGACGCCCGTCGAGAAACCCAAGGGCTTCGATCCGTCGAAGCGCCCGATCGAGTGGTCGCGCAAGCGTCGGACGGTGTTCGATGCCGTGGCCGGAGACATGCAGAAGAAGGCCGGCTATGCTTCTTGA
- a CDS encoding nucleotide sugar dehydrogenase, protein MSSADTAADLQAPDIRSLESAYRGRGARVAVIGLGYVGLPLALALTGAGFTVTGFDIDPAKAAALNGGRSYIRQIDDGRVAQAVATGRFRATADADEFAACDAVIVCVPTPLSPQREPDLSFVEASTRLIRDRLRPGQLVVLESTTWPGTTDEVMRPILEETGLVSGRDFFLAYSPEREDPGNITFTTSTIPKVVGADDEGARLLAVALYEQVVPQVVPVSGTRTAEATKLTENIFRSVNIALMNELKIVFEPMGIDIWEVIEAAKTKPFGFMPFYPGPGLGGHCIPIDPFYLTWKAREYQISTRFIELAGEVNTMMPRHVVDRLALALDRRSGIGLSRARILLVGMAYKKNVDDSRESPGLRLMEMLLERGAAVDYHDPFIPVLPVTREHAALAGRRSVEWTAETLAGFDAAVIVTDHDGIDYPSLAAHCPLVVDTRNAMRAVGGFADRIVKA, encoded by the coding sequence ATGAGCTCAGCGGACACCGCAGCCGATCTCCAGGCGCCCGACATCCGGTCTCTGGAAAGCGCCTATCGCGGCCGCGGCGCGCGGGTGGCGGTGATCGGGCTCGGCTATGTCGGGCTGCCGCTGGCCCTGGCTCTGACCGGGGCCGGGTTCACCGTCACCGGCTTCGACATCGACCCGGCCAAGGCGGCGGCGCTGAACGGCGGGCGCTCCTACATCCGGCAGATCGACGACGGGCGCGTCGCCCAGGCGGTGGCGACCGGGCGGTTCCGGGCGACGGCCGACGCCGACGAATTCGCCGCCTGCGACGCCGTGATCGTCTGCGTGCCCACGCCCTTGTCGCCGCAGCGCGAGCCCGACCTGAGCTTCGTCGAGGCCTCCACCCGGCTGATCCGCGACCGGCTGCGGCCGGGACAGCTGGTGGTGCTGGAATCGACCACCTGGCCCGGCACCACCGACGAGGTGATGCGGCCGATCCTGGAGGAGACCGGACTGGTCAGCGGGCGCGACTTCTTCCTGGCCTATTCGCCCGAGCGCGAGGATCCCGGCAACATCACCTTCACCACCAGCACCATCCCCAAGGTGGTCGGCGCCGACGACGAGGGCGCGCGGCTGCTGGCGGTGGCGCTCTACGAGCAGGTGGTGCCGCAGGTGGTGCCGGTGTCCGGCACGCGGACGGCGGAGGCGACCAAGCTGACCGAAAACATCTTCCGCTCGGTCAACATCGCCCTGATGAACGAGCTGAAGATCGTCTTCGAGCCGATGGGCATCGACATCTGGGAGGTGATCGAGGCGGCGAAGACCAAGCCCTTCGGCTTCATGCCCTTCTATCCCGGCCCCGGTCTGGGCGGGCACTGCATCCCGATCGACCCCTTCTACCTGACCTGGAAGGCGCGCGAGTACCAGATCTCCACCCGCTTCATCGAGCTGGCGGGAGAGGTCAACACGATGATGCCGCGCCATGTGGTCGACCGGCTGGCCCTGGCGCTCGACCGGCGTTCCGGGATCGGGCTCAGCCGCGCCCGCATCCTGCTGGTCGGCATGGCCTACAAGAAGAACGTCGACGACAGCCGGGAGTCACCGGGGCTGCGGCTGATGGAGATGCTGCTGGAGCGCGGGGCGGCGGTCGACTACCACGACCCCTTCATCCCGGTGCTGCCGGTCACCCGCGAGCATGCGGCCCTCGCCGGACGCCGCTCGGTCGAGTGGACGGCGGAGACGCTGGCGGGCTTCGACGCGGCGGTGATCGTCACCGACCATGACGGGATCGACTACCCGAGCCTGGCCGCCCATTGCCCGCTGGTGGTCGACACCCGCAACGCGATGCGGGCGGTCGGGGGCTTCGCCGACCGCATCGTCAAGGCTTGA
- the cysD gene encoding sulfate adenylyltransferase subunit CysD — MREVAAQFQKPVMLYSVGKDSSVLLHLAMKAFYPSKPPFPLLHVDTTWKFREMIEFRDRTARELGIDLMVHINREGVRQGIGPVSHGSAVHTDVMKTQALKQALDAHGFDAAFGGARRDEEKSRAKERVFSFRTATHRWEPKNQRPELWSLYNGRIHKGESIRVFPLSNWTELDIWQYIHQENIPVVPLYFAKPRPVVERDGTLIMVDDDRLPLKPGEVPEMAWVRFRTLGCYPLTGAVRSTAATLPEIIREMLLSTSSERQGRVIDQDAAASMEAKKQEGYF, encoded by the coding sequence ATGCGCGAGGTGGCGGCCCAGTTCCAGAAGCCGGTCATGCTCTATTCCGTGGGCAAGGACAGCTCGGTGCTGCTGCATCTGGCGATGAAGGCCTTCTACCCGTCCAAGCCGCCCTTCCCGCTGCTGCATGTCGACACGACCTGGAAATTCCGGGAGATGATCGAATTCCGCGACCGCACGGCGCGGGAGCTGGGCATCGACCTGATGGTCCACATCAACCGGGAGGGCGTGCGCCAGGGCATCGGCCCGGTCAGCCACGGCTCGGCCGTCCACACGGACGTGATGAAGACCCAGGCGCTCAAACAGGCGCTCGACGCCCACGGTTTCGACGCCGCCTTCGGCGGGGCGCGCCGCGACGAGGAGAAGAGCCGCGCCAAGGAGCGCGTCTTCTCCTTCCGCACGGCCACCCACCGCTGGGAGCCGAAGAACCAGCGGCCGGAGCTGTGGAGCCTCTACAACGGGCGCATCCACAAGGGCGAGAGCATCCGCGTCTTCCCGCTGTCGAACTGGACCGAGCTGGACATCTGGCAATACATCCACCAGGAGAACATCCCGGTGGTGCCGCTCTATTTCGCCAAGCCCCGCCCGGTGGTGGAGCGCGACGGCACTCTCATCATGGTCGACGACGACCGGCTGCCGCTGAAGCCCGGCGAGGTGCCGGAGATGGCCTGGGTGCGCTTCCGCACGCTCGGCTGCTATCCGCTGACCGGGGCCGTGCGCAGCACCGCCGCCACCCTGCCCGAGATCATCCGCGAGATGCTGCTGTCCACCAGTTCGGAACGGCAGGGCCGGGTGATCGACCAGGACGCCGCCGCCTCGATGGAGGCGAAGAAGCAGGAAGGCTACTTCTGA
- a CDS encoding UdgX family uracil-DNA binding protein (This protein belongs to the uracil DNA glycosylase superfamily, members of which act in excision repair of DNA. However, it belongs more specifically to UdgX branch, whose founding member was found to bind uracil in DNA (where it does not belong), without cleaving it, appears to promote DNA repair by a pathway involving RecA, rather than base excision.), with the protein MYRTMYRMDLKDGADLDGFRRALRGLVALGVEPDEVVWSGGAAPSLFGDAAPLPADAPPVSLPRPVGALIESVVCHRDPERYALLHRLVRRVVRGERGILDHHADPLVHRLALLDKAVRRDLHKMHAFLRFRELRDPANSEGPGSERYVAWFEPDHFIVEAAAPFFVERFESLVWSILTPVGSLHWDRRSLTVGPAAAKPEGLDRDDRFAEGWQRYYESTFNPARVNPTAMRAEMPRKYWANLPEAAAIPAMIRSAPARVQAMIEAEAAAPRRRNPDKAVAAMARQEPATLAELNRIILAAEPMISGPPVPGAAQAVLGEGPEGAAIAIVGEQPGDREDVEGRPFVGPAGQLLTRALEEAGIERGAAYLTNAVKHFKFVARGKRRLHQSPTAGEVKHYRWWLMRELAFVRPRLVVTLGATAALALTGRSVSVLRERGPMDFGEWNGFVTVHPSYLLRLPAGEEAERAYRDFVADLRRAREMVEGTG; encoded by the coding sequence ATGTACCGCACCATGTACCGCATGGACTTGAAGGACGGCGCCGACCTGGACGGCTTCCGCCGCGCGCTGCGCGGGCTGGTCGCGCTCGGCGTCGAACCGGACGAGGTGGTGTGGAGCGGCGGGGCGGCGCCGTCGCTGTTCGGCGATGCCGCTCCTCTGCCGGCGGACGCGCCGCCGGTATCGCTGCCGCGGCCGGTGGGGGCGCTGATCGAAAGCGTGGTCTGCCACCGCGATCCGGAACGCTATGCCCTGCTGCATCGGCTGGTCCGGCGGGTGGTTCGGGGGGAGCGCGGCATCCTCGACCACCATGCCGACCCGCTGGTCCACCGGCTGGCGCTGCTGGACAAGGCGGTGCGGCGCGACCTGCACAAGATGCACGCCTTCCTGCGCTTCCGCGAGCTGCGGGATCCGGCCAACTCCGAAGGTCCGGGGAGCGAGCGCTACGTCGCGTGGTTCGAGCCCGACCATTTCATCGTCGAGGCCGCCGCTCCCTTCTTCGTCGAACGGTTCGAGAGCCTGGTCTGGTCGATCCTGACGCCGGTGGGATCGCTGCATTGGGACCGGCGGTCGCTGACCGTCGGGCCGGCGGCGGCGAAGCCGGAAGGGCTCGACCGCGACGACCGCTTCGCCGAGGGCTGGCAACGCTACTACGAGAGCACCTTCAACCCGGCGCGGGTGAACCCCACGGCGATGCGGGCGGAGATGCCGCGGAAATACTGGGCCAACCTGCCGGAAGCCGCCGCCATTCCGGCCATGATCCGCTCCGCCCCCGCCCGCGTGCAGGCGATGATCGAGGCCGAAGCCGCCGCCCCGCGCCGCCGCAACCCCGACAAGGCCGTCGCCGCCATGGCCCGGCAGGAGCCGGCGACGCTGGCCGAGTTGAACCGCATCATCCTCGCCGCAGAACCAATGATATCGGGCCCGCCGGTGCCGGGGGCGGCGCAGGCGGTGCTGGGCGAGGGGCCGGAAGGGGCGGCCATCGCCATCGTCGGCGAACAGCCCGGCGACCGGGAGGATGTGGAGGGCCGCCCCTTCGTCGGTCCCGCCGGGCAGCTGCTGACCCGCGCGCTGGAGGAGGCCGGGATCGAGCGCGGCGCCGCCTACCTGACCAACGCGGTGAAGCATTTCAAGTTCGTCGCCCGCGGCAAGCGCCGCCTGCACCAGTCGCCGACCGCCGGCGAGGTGAAGCATTACCGCTGGTGGCTGATGAGGGAACTGGCCTTCGTCCGCCCGCGTCTGGTGGTGACGCTGGGCGCCACCGCGGCGCTCGCGCTGACCGGACGCAGCGTGTCCGTCCTGCGGGAGCGCGGGCCGATGGACTTCGGCGAGTGGAACGGCTTCGTCACCGTCCACCCGTCCTACCTGCTGCGCCTGCCGGCCGGGGAGGAAGCGGAGCGGGCCTATCGCGACTTCGTCGCCGACCTGCGGCGGGCGCGGGAGATGGTGGAGGGGACGGGCTGA
- a CDS encoding ABC transporter permease, which produces MFNSQSGNPTVAGFGAGPFALFQTAWHHRSLILRLARREIDARYRGSMLGIVWAVLNPILMLAVYTFVFSVVFQARWGTSGESNTEFALLLFSGLILFNVLGECLNRAPGLLLENVSYIKKVVFPLEILPLVSLAVALFNAGIGFVILVVFHLLVAGLPPLTALLMPLVLVPLCLTTLGLSWFFAAAGVFLRDIRQVVGVGVTVLMFLSPIFYPMTAIPERFRAILHLNPMTSILEQSKDLLFWGRIPSPVDWGLATLGAWVVAWLGYLWFMKTRRGFADVV; this is translated from the coding sequence TTGTTTAACTCTCAGTCGGGAAACCCCACGGTAGCGGGTTTCGGCGCCGGTCCCTTTGCCCTTTTCCAGACCGCCTGGCACCACAGGTCGCTGATCCTGCGGCTGGCCCGGCGCGAGATCGACGCCCGCTACCGCGGGTCGATGCTGGGCATCGTCTGGGCGGTGCTGAACCCGATCCTGATGCTGGCGGTCTACACCTTCGTCTTCTCGGTGGTGTTCCAGGCGCGCTGGGGGACGAGCGGCGAGAGCAACACCGAATTCGCCCTGCTGCTGTTCTCCGGCCTGATCCTGTTCAACGTGCTGGGCGAATGCCTGAACCGGGCGCCCGGCCTGCTGCTGGAGAATGTCAGCTACATCAAGAAGGTGGTCTTCCCGCTGGAGATCCTGCCGCTGGTGTCGCTGGCCGTGGCGCTGTTCAACGCCGGCATCGGCTTCGTCATCCTGGTCGTCTTCCATCTGCTGGTCGCCGGGCTGCCGCCGCTGACGGCGCTGCTGATGCCGCTGGTGCTGGTGCCCCTGTGCCTGACCACGCTGGGGCTCAGCTGGTTCTTCGCCGCGGCCGGCGTGTTCCTGCGCGACATCCGGCAGGTGGTGGGGGTGGGCGTCACCGTGCTGATGTTCCTCAGCCCGATCTTCTACCCGATGACCGCGATTCCCGAGCGTTTCCGCGCCATCCTGCACCTGAACCCGATGACCTCGATCCTGGAGCAGTCGAAAGATCTGCTGTTCTGGGGCCGCATCCCGTCGCCGGTGGACTGGGGGCTGGCGACGCTGGGCGCCTGGGTGGTGGCGTGGCTCGGCTATCTCTGGTTCATGAAGACCCGCCGGGGGTTCGCCGATGTCGTCTGA
- a CDS encoding HigA family addiction module antitoxin — protein sequence MSHPASDNLPPIHPGEFLRDELEALGLSARRFAGHIGVPPNAVTEIMNGERRITAPMALRLGKAFGTDARYWTNLQSIFETKVARAEIGDALDAIQPLPHPGKPA from the coding sequence ATGAGCCATCCCGCCAGCGACAACCTGCCGCCCATCCATCCCGGCGAGTTCCTGCGTGACGAGTTGGAAGCGCTGGGGCTCAGCGCCCGGAGATTCGCCGGGCATATCGGCGTGCCTCCCAACGCGGTGACCGAGATCATGAATGGCGAGCGCCGGATCACCGCCCCGATGGCGCTGAGGCTGGGCAAAGCCTTTGGAACCGACGCGCGCTATTGGACCAACCTGCAGAGCATCTTCGAAACGAAGGTCGCGCGGGCGGAGATCGGCGATGCGCTGGACGCCATCCAGCCGCTGCCGCATCCGGGCAAGCCGGCTTGA
- a CDS encoding putative DNA modification/repair radical SAM protein: MDDALLDKLGILADAAKYDASCASSGAKRRTGGPDGIGSTTGAGICHAYTPDGRCVSLLKILLTNYCLFDCAYCINRRSSNVRRARFSVDEVVRLTLGFYKRNCIEGLFLSSGIIRSPDHTMEQLMLVARTLRRDHGFAGYIHLKTIPEASPWLIEQAGLWADRLSINLELASDRSLKEFAPEKDGGAIKAVMGQVGERILEAKEEKRRFSPAGQSTQMIVGADASTDLSVLETSDTLYRRYGLRRVYYSAFSPIPEASSALPAKPPPLQRENRLYQADWLLRHYGFTVEEIAAGGEGGMLDLGIDPKLAWALKNRERFPVDVNSADREMLLRVPGLGARAVDRIVEARRHTSLRLEDVARLSSGLKRARAFLIAADHHPGGLTDRADLRQRLVPPPRQLSLF, encoded by the coding sequence GTGGATGACGCGCTGCTCGACAAGCTCGGGATTCTGGCCGACGCGGCGAAGTACGACGCCTCCTGTGCGTCCTCGGGCGCCAAGCGGCGGACGGGCGGACCGGACGGCATCGGCTCGACCACCGGGGCCGGCATCTGCCACGCCTATACGCCGGACGGACGTTGCGTCTCGCTGCTCAAGATCCTGCTGACCAACTATTGCCTGTTCGACTGCGCCTACTGCATCAACCGCCGCTCCTCCAACGTGCGGCGGGCGCGGTTCAGCGTGGACGAGGTGGTTCGGCTGACTCTGGGCTTCTACAAGCGCAACTGCATCGAGGGGCTGTTCCTGTCCTCCGGCATCATCCGCTCGCCCGATCACACCATGGAGCAGCTGATGCTGGTGGCGCGCACGCTGCGGCGCGACCATGGCTTCGCCGGCTACATCCACCTGAAGACCATCCCGGAGGCCAGCCCCTGGCTGATCGAGCAGGCCGGGCTGTGGGCCGACCGGCTGTCGATCAACCTGGAACTCGCCTCCGACCGCAGCCTGAAGGAGTTCGCGCCGGAGAAGGACGGCGGCGCGATCAAGGCGGTGATGGGACAGGTCGGCGAGCGCATCCTGGAAGCCAAGGAGGAAAAGCGCCGCTTCTCCCCCGCCGGGCAGAGCACCCAGATGATCGTCGGCGCCGACGCCTCCACCGACCTGTCGGTGCTGGAGACCAGCGACACGCTCTACCGCCGCTATGGGCTGCGCCGGGTCTATTACTCCGCCTTCAGCCCGATCCCGGAGGCGAGTTCCGCCCTGCCGGCCAAGCCGCCGCCGCTCCAGCGCGAGAACCGGCTGTACCAGGCCGACTGGCTGCTGCGCCATTACGGCTTCACGGTGGAGGAGATCGCCGCCGGGGGCGAGGGCGGGATGCTGGATCTGGGCATCGACCCCAAGCTGGCCTGGGCCCTGAAGAACCGCGAGCGCTTCCCGGTCGACGTCAACAGCGCCGACCGCGAGATGCTGCTGCGCGTGCCGGGGCTGGGGGCGCGGGCGGTCGACAGGATCGTCGAGGCGCGGCGCCACACGAGCTTGCGGCTGGAGGATGTGGCCCGGCTGTCGTCCGGGCTGAAGCGGGCGCGCGCCTTCCTGATCGCCGCCGACCACCATCCGGGCGGGCTGACCGACCGCGCCGACCTGCGGCAAAGGCTGGTGCCGCCGCCCAGGCAGCTCAGCCTGTTCTGA